AGTTGTTGCCAATAGCGTGTGTGAACTCGGAAATACTCTTTGCCGTGATTTCAAAATCACCACCTTTGATGACCTTTCTTGGGTCAAATTTCAAGTCAAATGGCTCCTCTAACCATAATTTCCAGTAAAACTCCTTGATACGTTCATTACGACCCTCCATAATTTCAGCAATTGGAGCAAACCCATCCTCGAAGTTATAAGTGTATAGCAATGGTAGGGCAACTGGTTTCCCATCACTAGTTCTGTTTTCAATCAATTCCAATTGAATTGTCTTGTCGTTAATCAACTTCAAGACAGCAGTGGGCTTGATTTCACCTTGAACTGGTTCAGACAATGTAATGACACTCTTCGAAGGGTTATCCAAGTTTGTAATCTCAACGACAAGGTCATCAGCTGGTTTGAAAACTTTCTGTGCTGGGTTATCAACGTACAAGGAATCTTGAACGACCCTTGAAGTACTGAAGAAGGCACTTCTCCAGTTTCTGGTTGGACCAGCCAACAGCTTGAACCAGTTCTTTGGATCAGTAGTAGCATTAGCACGGTAAGTGACTTTACTGAGCGATGGCTTCTCAGCGCTTTCACAATCGACAGTCACCGGTTCCTCGCCTCCGAAATATTCAACGACTGGAATCTTCGTAACATCGTCACCATATTGttctttcaacaatttTTTGATGTGACCTTCATGAATGCCATCAAAGATGCTTTTGATTGGTTCATTGACATTCTTGGTGTATTGAGCAGCCACTGGACCGTGCAGGATACAAGTTCTTTGAACATCTTGGTCAACCACAGCTTCCAAGAATTCAGATTGCCACAAAGaatccttcttgaagaagaaatcgaaTCTGTGGTCAAGCACTGGAACAAACGGAACAGGCTTTTGAGTTGGCCTTTGACACATATTCAAGAAATAATCAACATCCTGTGCATTCAAGTATTGATCCTTAGCAGCTGGATAAGCATTGAAGATGGTCTCCAAAACCTTATCTGGCTCTTCCAATGCAGAGTAAGATTGAATTAAAGATGGAGTTTTAACCTTGGTGAAACGTTCTTCAACACGACGTAAGAAATCACCagtgaaatttctcaaAGTGACGTCGATCCATTTGTTTAAGGATCTGATGTACATCAATTCTACCATTCTCTTACCAACTTCTTCATAAGTCATGTTAGCTAATTCACGAACTTCACCATTAACGGTTGGGAACCATGGCTTCTGAGAGTCGGCGTTcaatttttcgatgatATAGTCCTTCTTTGCATCCAAAGCTGCCTGTAGTTTATTCTTTGGTAAGTTGAAAATGGTATCATCCAATTCCTTCCAGAAAAGAACACCACGAGTAGCGATCTTATGAATTGGTTCACCCATCTCAGAACGAACAGTGATGATTCCACCAGTTGGTTTCTTATAAGTTTGTTGCCATTGGTCATCTGGAACACCGGGACAAGAAGCAATCAGTTCCTTAGCAGCCAAAGAAGTCTTTGCCTCCTTAGCGATCATCACTCTGGAACCAAATAATAAACCATCAAATGGCATTGGTGGGTAATCGAATTTAGTAGACCATTCACCAGTCAAGTATGGATAAGTGTCTTCAGAAGAACCAAAACCAGAACCGGCAACAAGAATGATGTTTGGATGTCTTCTAATCTTAGAATACATTTGCAACATTGGAGCAtggaaatcttcaaaagaatgGTGACCACCACCTCTACCACCAGTCCATTGCAATACGATAGGGAATTTTGGATGAGCTTTAGCAATTGTGATAACTTGAGAGATTGCATCAATAGAACCTGGTTTTAAATCCAAATGAGtcaatttcaaagtttcaatGTATTCTGTGGCAACTTCCAAAGAGGGCACACCTGCACCGATTGTCAACGATTGAATTGGGTAACCCTTTTCTCTCAATTCCTTAATCAATGGGATACCCCACTGTAGCATTCTTGGATTAACATAAATCAAATTGATACCCAAACTGTAACCTTTCTTGATTTGAGAAACAACAGAATCGATTGCTTGGGTCATACCTTCAGGTGCGAAATAACCACCACCTGCCAATTCAATATGATAACCAGCATTGATGGTAGCGGCTACAAAATCAGGTGAAACGGTAGAAGGAGTCATACCTGGGACTAACAATGGAGCTCTACCCAATAGTTTGGAAAATTTGGTGTTAACAAAGATCTTACCGGATTTAGTCTTAACCAATTTAGGTTGGAATTCTTTTAACCAATTttggttcttcttcaaaccATTTGCTGTGACATCGAAAATTTCTTGTTTGAAACCGTATTCATCCTCTGGGTTGTTATCTAGAGTACCTGCCACGATAACACGAACACCAGTACCATCTTTGTTACGATGAGTCAAGACTCCAAGACCAGATGCACCACCTGGACCAAAATCTAGTAAATGGGTAGCTGGGAAACTAGTGGCGATTTCCCAGTTGACTGGTAAACTAACGATGCAGTCGGTAATCCTTTCAGCAATGGAAGTTCCTTGGTGATCTCTGATGTCCTTACCATTAAAAGTATCATAAACTGggatcttcaaattcttcttctcgaagttgACATTATACTTAACCAAGTCTTCAGTGATGAATTTCTTGGAAGAGGCTAGAAGGTGAGAATGGAAAGGGGAAGCAATTGGTAAGAATCTattggaaaatttcaattttctttctgTGAATGGAATCCTAGATTGATCCAATCCTGATGGAGCCTTTGCCTTTCTTAAAGTTAAATTTAAACCGTAAAGTGATTGCGGTGGGCCAGTAACGACAAGGTTTCTAGCACCATTGACCAAAGAGATCACAATATGTTTCTCCTCTGGAAGATGTGAATTTGTCTTGTCAACAAAATTTTGAACTTGTTCCTGAGTCAAATTTGTGATTGCCAACATTGGAGATGGTACGCCTTCACTGTTCTCTAAGGAATCTTCCAAGATAGATGGTGGTAAAGAAGTATTTGGGTAAGCCAAATAGCAATGAACTCCAATGAAGAATAGTAAAGAAatagctttcttcatcgattCGAAAAAGGAATCCCAGGAATCTGCCTCAGCGATAGCCACTGCGGTGGCCAAACCTTGAGAGTGGCCTGTAGCACCGTTCAAATGAGATCTCAACTCACCAGGAGTGAAACCCAACAATCTGGCGGTGACCGCATAATGAGCTAATTGAATGACACCGATCAATGGACATGAAATTGGGATCGATAACAAATAATCTGTGTCGGGTGTCTTTTCTGGATGTTCCAACCAGCTCAAAATATCAAAGCCTTGAGTAAAGACTTTCTCAGTGTCATGAGTAGATCTAACCAATTCTCTCAAAGTGGTTGCTGCAAATTTGATCACATCAAGAACCACCACGTTGTAAGTCTCGTACAATTCGCGTAATTCCTCAAAATAATCGTCCGTATTTCCTTGACCACCAAAGATGGCAGCAATTTGCGAATCACCCTGAGCAGCAGATTTGAAAAGCGCTGATTGACTCTTTTCAAACGGTCTCTTAGCGACATATCTAGCCTTGACATAATTTCTAATCAGTTCTTTAGTCTTCTCCAAGGTAGTATTAGAGTCTTCATCATCTAGCAGATTGGCAGCGACCGCATGAACCGCATTACCTTGCAAGTAACCGTTGTCGAACTCATTCAACGAATTGTCCAGTACGTCGACAAATTTCGTTTCGCCCTCGGACACAAAATCCGCTACAAACCCTAAGAATTTGCCCAGCAACTCGATTGGAGACGAGGGCTCCTGGTCAAGCGCAAAGTTCTCAGTAGGTTCTGGTAAACTCTTGTTGAACTGATCTAGCAGTTCAGAAGCGGCAAAGAAACAACTCGTTGGCACCGGCAAGACGTGTTCTAGCGAACCGTGTGATAAAATTAGCGGCCTCGTAGACGAAGAACTGGCTGCGTTCGAAATCATCGCTCTATATGTGTGTATAACTGTGCCTATATTTTCGGGGGAGGGGAATATTTTCAAATCAAACGATAGTGGATCTTCTCTCTGTCTGGATCTTCTGTCTTCGTTCTAAGCGGGAAATGGGAAATGAAGACTGAATTGCGTGAGATGTTTGCAGTAGTGGTTGCAAAAACAAGTCGATTGAGAAGagggaaaaaaaatgtcCTTAGTGGGAAACTTGAAAGCTAGCTGGTATCGTTGTTGTGCTTTTTAAATACCAAACCAACAGTCAGTAAGTGAGTAAAGCGGagggaaaaaaaatatcagcCAGGTCGGAAAGGGTGTCTTCTTGTTTCGTACCAGGAAGAGTTGaaatatatatatattaAATAAATGTAACCTGTATGCAGTGTGTGGATTATTAATTCCAACCTGCCGAGTATGCCGGTACAATTGTGGTCCAAGCGTTGAGTATGTTTCTCTCCCGACCATCATTGGTTGTGGTGATGAGTAGTGGACAGGAAGGAAGCAACCGTTCGGCGGCGACGATAAGGTGGCAAAACTGCTCCTTCCAACTTGCCGCCATCAAGCTTCGTTACACAAAAACGAAGGGAAAGCCCAACAAACGTGAAcgaaaaaaaaaaccaAAACAAAACCACGCGCCGCCCGTCAGCCGCCCTCGTTTGAGGTTCCCGCGGCCCGTAAAAAGGCCCTGGTGTCGCGGTGTCACTTTCTACGCAGGACGGTTTGTTGGATTTAGGCGGTGGCTTTGGTTGTTGAGTCTGGCATCGACGGGCGCTGCCCAGTTGGTTCGCATGGTAGAGTTGAGCTAGCTGGTGGTCTTGGCGTTGTGGTTTCGTTGGGTCTTAGCCGATAGTTCCCTGCTCTGCGAATATTGTCTCCGGTAGTAATTCTTGTTCGTCTTGTTCTAGGTCTGGCGGTGGGTCTTGTGTGTTGTATATCTCCAGACAGGTGGCTATTGCTTCGTGGCAGTTGTTGACCATCTGGTCTCCCCTGTTCACTCCgaagtcttgaaagttGAATAGGGTGTCGATCTCCGGGTTGTAGTGTCTATCGTAGAGGGAGTAGCGGGGCCGCAGCAGAAGCTCGAGGCTGTCGGAACCGGGGTCGTTTGGCGTCGGCGGGAACTGGTCGTTGAGCAGCGGGTCTCGGTCCAGGGTTACCAGCATCGAGAGCTGGCGGCCTTCCCTGTCGGCTGGAGAATGGACCGAGCCGTGGTAAATGACGCTGCTGTAGGGTGCTTCTATGCCGCAGCCGAGATGGTCGAACCACAGGAGGATTGCGTTactgaggatgaagaggtCTACGCCGGCCAGTACGTTGTGCGGGTGTTGCAGGAGGAGCAGGTCGAAGTCTCTGCCGCCGCCGAACAGGATGGGCATGTCGAGGCAGGGGACGCTGACCATCGAGACGCCGTTGACCATCGGCTGCGTTTTCTTGTAGCGGTTGTAGGCCACCACGTTTTCGACTGTGGGCTTTACGTAAGCCAGTCGGCATTCAGGCTTGTCCTCGTCCATTGGCGGGCTGCTGTGGGCTTGGCTTGGCGTCTGTAGAGCTGGATGAGCTGCGTGCGTAgggtgaaaaatttcattaaGCGCCTTCGATTGCGATGCTGGTCACGTGCCTCTGATCTGTATATATAGCTAGCATATGCTGGTCTACAACTTACTGGTTGGAAGAGTCGATGTAGATGGTGTCGACGCTCTGTTCGAAGCCATTGAAGGGTGTGGCGGCGGAGGAGGTGTATGCGCCGAGGTTGGGGAAGTATAGCCAGTCTCCCGCGATGAGGTCGTGTTTCATGTAGTATTCTTTTGTAATGCAATCGAGCCCGTCGCAGGTGGGGCCCCAGATCGATACCTTGTGCTTGGAGCCGGAGTTTTGCTTGGAGGCCGAGTCTAGGTCGTGGTAGTGGAACTCGTTATTGTGGAAAAGAGTGCGGGGTGTGGGTTCTTGGTGGTCGAAGAGGATGCAGTTCATGTTGCCGTAGACTCCGTCATTGATGTATATCATGGATTCTCGCTCATTGAGCGTCCTCTTGGCTATTACGTTGGCGGCGAGTGTGAATGCTGTGGCGGCGAAATAGCGGCCGGGCTCTGCGATGATGCTCAGATCTTGGAAGGTCTCGCGAGGAAAGAACTGCTTGATGGCCTCTCTGAGCACAAAGCTACTCTCGCTGAACGATTCCAGCTGGAATCCGCCGCCGACGTCAAGGATCTGCAAGGCGGGGAGTCCATACAAGTCGCGAGCCCGGTCGAAGACTTCACGCGCGTCCTTGATGGCCTGGTGTAGGGCGGTAAAGTCCGATGCACCGGAACCGACGTGGAACGAAACTCCTACTAGGTTCAATCCCAGTTTCTTGACCGCAGCAAGCAGCTGGCCAACGTTTTCCATTTCACATCCGTACTTCGTGGATAAGCGGCATTGCGCGGTCGAGTCGTCTGTGGAGATCCGCAAAAGAAGTTGTGATTCGGGGTGatatttcttgatcttatGCAACTCCTCGACATTGTCGAAGGTAGATTTCAATacgttcttcttggcggCGTATCTGATGAAACTGGAGGCCTTGCATGGGTTAGCATAGATGATCCTCTCTGGTGAGACACCCATGCCTAGgattttttcaatctcCGCCTTGGACGCACAGTCAAAGTTGGCTCCTAGGGATGCCATCTTCTGTAAAAGTTGAACATCTGGGTTGCATTTCACGGCGTAGAAAGGTTGAATTCCCGGTAGTTCTCTTTCCCAGTTCCGGTACAATCTCTCGATCTCGCCAATATCACAAacgaagaaagaattctCGTCACCAGGTTCGCAAGTTTCCTCGTTGATTGCCTCAatccgcttcttcaaagcattgaAGATGTGATTGTGTGCCTGCAGATGTGGAGTTTCGGAGTGACATTCGACAGCATTTTTGGTCAGAAATTCGGGAGAATGGCACGATTCTACCAGTTTCACGTTGTCAAGCAGACGTCTTTGCAGCTCCACTCCTGCCATCCTGACCTCTGATGAATTGGTCGGTTCTTCGCGGCAATCTCGAGAATTTAAGATCAGAATCAcaaattttttcaaagctatgTGAATTTAATAGTCAAAGATGTTAAATATGGCAAAATTTCAGTAATggcaaaaaaaaaaaaaggcagacgaaaaaaaaagataATAATGTTTACTAGGAAAATGTAGGTGCTTCGGAGGCACTATATTATCAGTGGCCAAATCCACATATTGTTACAATTATTTAGCTAAACCCTTGGTTAAAGAAGCCTTCTATGCGTGGCTGTGTGAGTCGGCGTCAGAAGTCTCAGCGATAGAATTGCAAAATAAACATTTGTAGCCTATTGTGATGGTTCCGTCTGGGTTATATTCCTGGAGCAGACCGTTCGATTTCATTATGCTCAATTCGCTCTTGGTAGGAATCTTGCGACATGCATCATTAAGACACCTGGTGTGAGTCTTCTTGTAACGCAAACCGCAAGAATTGCACAGTTGGTCCTGTTTTCTGCCGGACCATGAGGGTCTCCAACAGGGCGAATCATTCGAGTGACACGACACACACTTTCTCAATGCGGAGCTTGAGCCACTCGAACGTCTTCTCTTGGGGGTGGTCTTTGTGCTCCCAGCGTGGCCCTGCCTCAGCGTGGCGACAGGACTTTGGGGAGAATCGTATGCGAACCTGTGATACCCGGAAGAGGCAGCGGTATTGGGCGGCGTGGCTGGACGCACTGGAGAGAGCGACCTTGACCTTGGCCTGCGGTCAGCAGCTTTCGATACTAGTGTAGGCGTAGTGCTACTGCTGGCGATGGGCTCCGAGGGTCTGGAGGGGCTGCTCGAGCGTTTTGTCTGCGCGTCCAAAAGCATCACTAGATTTCTGGCAGCACTGCTTAtctccagctttctcaaTCCTGGAGAGTCACCCAATGACGGGGGACTGGCGCTGGCGCTAGAACTCGCGGACGCGGACGCCTTTTTGGATATTTTGTATTTCGTAGCGTTTGTCTGTGAATCGTTAGCCAGAATGTCCCTGTTATTGAGCATTTTCTTGAGTTGcaaagctttgaagctgttcGTCTTCTTGTGACGGTTTTTTGAGCTGCTGAGGTTCCTGTTGTTCTGCCTTACGGTTTGGATGAGCTTGCTGCTCACAAACGGAGTAAATTCTGGCGGTTGATCACTTGCCATTTCGTCAAGCGGACTCATTGGTGGTGTCATCGGCGTCGACCTATCCTTTGCGTGGTCCGATAGCCCGTGAAAGGCATCCTTGGGTTTTAACACCGAGGGTATTCCTCCAGCGGTGGCGGAGCCCTTTAACAGTGCAGTTAGTTGGGTCCTATCGTGCGAAATCTCGTGTACGATTTTTGTATAGTCCTGGTAGTTCTTTTCCTTGCACCAATGCACCAAGGTGCGTTTCCAAATCGGAGTGTGTTCGGAGGTATCTGGATAATAACATGCGTATTCTTGGATACGAGGGTCCGGGAGTAACTGTAAGTGTCTGAGCGATGGTAAGTTTTCCTGTTGATTAACCGGGCAGCAGTCCGGAAGCTGAGTGCTTGTCGCAGCCAGCTTGGCGCGGCCGAACACGGGAGACGTTTGTGGAGTCACCACAGATGATAAATAGTCATAGTCGTGGTGGTTTGGCGATGCTGGTGCCGTCTTGTATTTTCTCTGAACGTCGACTTCTTGAGCGATCGGCGGCAACACGGGCGACACCTTGGCCGAGTAGCACAGGTAGTTCCTGTTCAGCCCGCTCGTAGAGGGTACCGaaggcagcagcagcaggtCATCAAAAGCGAATTTTTTGCGAGGATCCGATCCAGCAGATCCAATTAGCGGCGTATTAGAGAGCGAATAGTTGTTAATGGCAGTCGACATCGAAATTAAAGAGAGTAAaacaaaaatgaagaaTAGAAAACGAATGGAAAGGTTAAGATTGTCGGACTTGAGGCTATCATGGCCGCCAGATCACTAGCACAGATCAAACTGCTATCCTTTTTATATACCGGACACTCATTTCTGGACTGCTGGTTCCACAAGAGGCCAAGATACAACTCCTAAAGCAGACATCGATGCAGATCAGAGACCAGTTTAGTTCTATTCTTGGTTACATAAACAAAAATTGGGTCCCTAGCATCACTTCCCGATCCTGCCGACTAATACGTTCCTAACCAGCCTTTAACGCAGCCATCTGAAATTTCAGGCTGCATCGCTTCGCGTGCGCCACAGACAGAGAAGGAACAACAAGACATGTTCAGAGAAGAGAATCTGAATGGCTTGCGATGACTCGCACTACATGACAACTATCGATATAATCTGCGCAAGACAGGATCCAAGGCAATGTCCCCAGAGCCCTTGTCTGTTTGTAGTAACCCTATCTTGCCTCAGATGTTACCCGCCTTAGCCGAACTTGTCACCTCgaaaagaagctgatcACCGCTTTAAGAACTACCTACCAGACGCCCAACTAGACACGCAACAACTGGACTGCAATGAGCCGCTATGGTGGCGGGAATATAAGCAACGCCAGCGGGGGCAACAGATCTCAGATCGCCGAACTATTCGTCAAGAAAATTCTCGCCCATCTCGACGACACAGACCCGCAGAAACTGAACCAGTTCCTAAATCTTTTCAACTCAAACAACTGCAAAGTCGTATTCAATGCAACGCCTTTTGCACAATTGCCGCTATTCCTCCAGATGTGGCAAAACCAGATAGTGCAGACACAACACGCCCTCACAGCGGTTGACTACCACGTGATTCCAGGTTCCCAAACAGTGATCTTCAACGTTAACTGTAAAGTACGTTTCGATGAGAGTGGCAAGGACAAGATGGGACAGGATGCAACTGTATCACCCGGAGAACAGAAACTGCAACACCAAAAACACAGGCCTGCAAACAGACCGCTCTGGGGAACCTACTTCGGAGTGTCGCTGCAGCTAGTCGTCGAAGAGAGACTATTCAGCAACGATATGAACGGAGTTATCCTAGCGTTCAACTACAACATGATCTACAAACCAGACGACTCGCTGATAACCGTCAATTGATACGAAGCCTGATATCTCGGATCGATGGGAAAATCCAACAACTTTCTCTAAACGAGCTTTGTCGCAAAAACAAAGCCGTTCGTGCCGCTCGTTCCGCGAGATCCGCGAGATCCGTCCTGTTTCTCTGTGCGCCGTGCGTAGATCACTCTGCAAAGGGCTCTTTTGACACTTTTTCAGAGCCTGCTTTGCTTCGTCAGGCTATTGGGAGGAGAAGATGCAATTGTTGCATCATTTGTTTCTCGTTGAGAGGATCGCTTTTGTTTATGTGATGAGTAATGAAGAGGATCCTCATTTCGGTGTTTAGTTCGGGGCTTACTTCGTTCAAGAGATTTCTCCAACCAAATGTCGGATTTAGAAGGCATCTCAGTAGTATTTGTTGAGCGTTCTCCTCAAATTAGCGAAATTTTTCTCTGTATTGTTTGGGAATGAGATTATAAAAACTGAACAGTTGACTATTGTCATTATTCTGATCTTCCTCTCGGCATCTGGGCAAGTGTAGCAGTTGGCGTAATGTTGTTGGGTAAGCAATTTGGGTTGGCTATATGTGCCCTTTTTCTGTTTACTACGTTTATCTTGGTCATCGTGGCCATTTGCGGTTCGACTGCAAACTACAAGCCTTTGACTAATATCTATATTGGTTCTGCGGATATTTCTCATATCAATGTCACTAAGGTTATTCCGCAGTTTGGCCCCATTTTGACCATTGTCGGTACGGCTTTGAACTCCGGCAACAGCTCTTTGGAGACGTTTTTCCCCGTTTTGCATAGATTGGTCGGTACGCCGGGGTTTGCTCCTCTTTTGACAATGCTTTCCAACGCGGAGGATACGGAGACCTCGGTTTCGTCGTTGGTTGAGCTAGCTCCGTTGGCTTTGTCGTCTAATGGGTCCGCTGCTGCCGCACAGCAGCTGTCTCAGGTGGATCAGCTGTTGAGATACTCGACCAACGCTACCGAAACGTTGCAGGGTTTGGAGTCCCTGGTTGAGGCATCGATGGAGGATCCTACCAGTAATTCATCCGCGGTGGTCTTGGAGCTGTTGAAAGATTCGAACGATTCGTTGAGCTCGACTGATGCCCTGCTGACTTTGAACAATATGAGTGCGACCGAGAAGGCTCAGTTGGCTCCTGTCTTCGCTCTTTTCCAGGTCTCAGATAACAAGACGGTCACTTTCGATTCTTTGGCCACTCTGGTGAGCAGTCCAGTCTCTGGTGATTTAGCGCAAACGTTGTTTTTGGCGCTGAACCAATCGAGTAACTTGACGCAAACATTGCAGCAGTTGGGATCGATCGCCCCCGAGAATTCTAGACCAGCCTTGAATGCTGTAGGTGCATTGATCgcttcctcgtcttctCCAAACACTActttgagctctttgagaACTCTCATAGAGAGCAACGTTACTTCGTCGCCCTCGGCACAAGAGGCGTTTACATCTTTGGCTACTTTGGTTAGAAACGGTGAGAATGACACTTTGGTAGTGGAGTCTGTTCAGTCGCTAGCAACAACCAATTCCACAAGCTCCACGGAACAGCTGGTTTCCTTGAAACAGTTGCTTGAAGCTTCTAACAACGGCACTGGTACCTTGCAAGTCATGGGAAACTTGCAGCAGGGATTGGCTGCTGATAACAGCACGGCTCAATATATATCTCCTTTGGTGTCCCTGCTAGAGTCATCGAGCGACCCTCACGCGACTTTTACGTCTTTGATTGCTTTTACCGCATGGGCGCAGGCAAATCCGGCCACGTTCGCACCCGTTGCTGGCATCTTACTCAGTGCTCAAGAGAACCCAGTTCCAACTGAAGAACAACTGAATGCTTTGACTCCAGAGATTTTGCAGTACTTCCATGTTAACACAAAGTACCAGCTGTCGATTTTTACGCTATGCGAAAGGGATCTCTACAACAACATTCAATCATGTTCTGCGTCGCACGCTGTGCAGGACTTGGATTTCAGAAGTATTATCTGGAACGACTTAGTCGACTCCGACTTCGCACCCTACTTGGTCGCCCTGAATGTTACCGAAGATTCGCTACACCTCGAAGGTAAACTATTGAACAGACAACATGAATACGTGCCTGCGGTTGAGGCCACTTTGGCTTTCTGTTTGATCTCTATCATTCTTTCCTTTTTCCTATTGCTGGCGGTGCTATACCTGATCGTGAGACGCCGCGTGCTAGGCAACAAGCCATGGTTCGCTATAATCTTCACTTGCTTGTTATACACCTTGTTCACCTGCCTCGCTGCCATTATCGTCACGGCAATCATCGGAATCATCAAATCCGGTACTGCAGATGACAATTACGGTGTGGTTTTTACTGCTAGCCAGGCGTTTTTGGGATTGCTGTGGACGTCGTTTGCCCTATCGCTAATTTGCCCAGTCTTGCTAATCATGGCGTGGTTGAGCGACAAAAGAGAGCGCAAGAAGGCGGAACCTGTCATGGTTGAGAACGAACCTTCTGCGAATACGAGTGACAGCCTCTCATCGTCGGCCAATAACGCAAACAGCATTCCCGACCCTGAGAAGAACAACGCTACGCCGATCGTGACCAATTAAAGACTCcaaagaaatggaaaaaaaaagacaCCGGCTCTTACATAATCTAATCAGCCTCTAATTAATTAATCTGTATTAATGTTTCT
The sequence above is drawn from the Torulaspora globosa chromosome 5, complete sequence genome and encodes:
- the FAS1 gene encoding tetrafunctional fatty acid synthase subunit FAS1 (ancestral locus Anc_4.280) — translated: MISNAASSSSTRPLILSHGSLEHVLPVPTSCFFAASELLDQFNKSLPEPTENFALDQEPSSPIELLGKFLGFVADFVSEGETKFVDVLDNSLNEFDNGYLQGNAVHAVAANLLDDEDSNTTLEKTKELIRNYVKARYVAKRPFEKSQSALFKSAAQGDSQIAAIFGGQGNTDDYFEELRELYETYNVVVLDVIKFAATTLRELVRSTHDTEKVFTQGFDILSWLEHPEKTPDTDYLLSIPISCPLIGVIQLAHYAVTARLLGFTPGELRSHLNGATGHSQGLATAVAIAEADSWDSFFESMKKAISLLFFIGVHCYLAYPNTSLPPSILEDSLENSEGVPSPMLAITNLTQEQVQNFVDKTNSHLPEEKHIVISLVNGARNLVVTGPPQSLYGLNLTLRKAKAPSGLDQSRIPFTERKLKFSNRFLPIASPFHSHLLASSKKFITEDLVKYNVNFEKKNLKIPVYDTFNGKDIRDHQGTSIAERITDCIVSLPVNWEIATSFPATHLLDFGPGGASGLGVLTHRNKDGTGVRVIVAGTLDNNPEDEYGFKQEIFDVTANGLKKNQNWLKEFQPKLVKTKSGKIFVNTKFSKLLGRAPLLVPGMTPSTVSPDFVAATINAGYHIELAGGGYFAPEGMTQAIDSVVSQIKKGYSLGINLIYVNPRMLQWGIPLIKELREKGYPIQSLTIGAGVPSLEVATEYIETLKLTHLDLKPGSIDAISQVITIAKAHPKFPIVLQWTGGRGGGHHSFEDFHAPMLQMYSKIRRHPNIILVAGSGFGSSEDTYPYLTGEWSTKFDYPPMPFDGLLFGSRVMIAKEAKTSLAAKELIASCPGVPDDQWQQTYKKPTGGIITVRSEMGEPIHKIATRGVLFWKELDDTIFNLPKNKLQAALDAKKDYIIEKLNADSQKPWFPTVNGEVRELANMTYEEVGKRMVELMYIRSLNKWIDVTLRNFTGDFLRRVEERFTKVKTPSLIQSYSALEEPDKVLETIFNAYPAAKDQYLNAQDVDYFLNMCQRPTQKPVPFVPVLDHRFDFFFKKDSLWQSEFLEAVVDQDVQRTCILHGPVAAQYTKNVNEPIKSIFDGIHEGHIKKLLKEQYGDDVTKIPVVEYFGGEEPVTVDCESAEKPSLSKVTYRANATTDPKNWFKLLAGPTRNWRSAFFSTSRVVQDSLYVDNPAQKVFKPADDLVVEITNLDNPSKSVITLSEPVQGEIKPTAVLKLINDKTIQLELIENRTSDGKPVALPLLYTYNFEDGFAPIAEIMEGRNERIKEFYWKLWLEEPFDLKFDPRKVIKGGDFEITAKSISEFTHAIGNNCEDFVKRSGREQLAPMDYAIVVGWRVIIKAIFPETVDGDLLKLVHLSNGYKMIPGAKPLKDGDIISTHATIKSVVNQPTGKVVEVVGTLTRDGKPVMEVESSFFYRGSYDDYENTFQRSVEPVYQVQIKSPKDIAVLRSKEWFQLDDEDIDLMGKTLTFETETEVTYKNANVFSSVRCSGPIKMELPTTENVEIGVVDYEAGESYGNPVVEYLKRNGSTLEQKVNLENAIPIAVLDLQSPSTNEPYARVSGDFNPIHVSRHFANYADLPGTITHGMFSSAAVRALIENWAADSVSSRVRGFNCQFVSMVLPNTPLSVSIQHVGMINGRKLIKFETKNNEDVVVLTGEAEVEQPVSTFVFTGQGSQEQGMGMDLYQTSKVARKVWDRADVHFKETYGFSILDIVRNNPTELTIYFGGEKGRKIRDNYTQMIFETIVDGELKTEKIFKDVKEDSTSYTFRSPSGLLSATQFTQPALTLMEKASFEDLKSKGLIPADASFAGHSLGEYAALASLADVMSIESLVEVVFYRGMTMQVAVPRDSLGRSNYGMVAVNPSRVSPTFTQEALQFVVEKVGKRTEWLVEIVNYNVENQQYVAAGDLRALDTLTNVLNFIKLQKIDIVKLQASLSLEKVEEHLFEIIDEVAKKSLAKPQPIELERGFACIPLRGISVPFHSSYLRNGVKPFKNFLKKNVVKENVKADRLIGKYIPNLTAKPFEITKEYFQDVYDLTGSEQIKEILDNWSKYEN
- the LOT5 gene encoding Lot5p (ancestral locus Anc_4.281) yields the protein MDEDKPECRLAYVKPTVENVVAYNRYKKTQPMVNGVSMVSVPCLDMPILFGGGRDFDLLLLQHPHNVLAGVDLFILSNAILLWFDHLGCGIEAPYSSVIYHGSVHSPADREGRQLSMLVTLDRDPLLNDQFPPTPNDPGSDSLELLLRPRYSLYDRHYNPEIDTLFNFQDFGVNRGDQMVNNCHEAIATCLEIYNTQDPPPDLEQDEQELLPETIFAEQGTIG
- the SPE1 gene encoding ornithine decarboxylase SPE1 (ancestral locus Anc_4.282) gives rise to the protein MAGVELQRRLLDNVKLVESCHSPEFLTKNAVECHSETPHLQAHNHIFNALKKRIEAINEETCEPGDENSFFVCDIGEIERLYRNWERELPGIQPFYAVKCNPDVQLLQKMASLGANFDCASKAEIEKILGMGVSPERIIYANPCKASSFIRYAAKKNVLKSTFDNVEELHKIKKYHPESQLLLRISTDDSTAQCRLSTKYGCEMENVGQLLAAVKKLGLNLVGVSFHVGSGASDFTALHQAIKDAREVFDRARDLYGLPALQILDVGGGFQLESFSESSFVLREAIKQFFPRETFQDLSIIAEPGRYFAATAFTLAANVIAKRTLNERESMIYINDGVYGNMNCILFDHQEPTPRTLFHNNEFHYHDLDSASKQNSGSKHKVSIWGPTCDGLDCITKEYYMKHDLIAGDWLYFPNLGAYTSSAATPFNGFEQSVDTIYIDSSNQ